The genomic DNA CTCATTGGCATAATATTCACCTCGTAAAAAAATTAACCGCAGATGCACACAAATGAACACAGATAAATGAAAATCAATTTGCGTCTATCTGCGTTCGTCTGCGGTTAATCTACTGTCAAACCTTTAGGTTTTCCTGGCCCGGTTTCCAATCGGCTGAACACAATCCGCCGGTCTGGAGGCCTTGCAGCACGCGAAGCGTTTCGTCGACCGAGCGTCCGATGTTCAGATCGTGAACGACGGCATATTGCAGGATGCCTTCGGGATTGATGATGTAAAGGCCGCGAAGAGCGATGTTGGCTTCCTCGACGAGGATGTTGTAAGCCCGGGCCAATTTGCCGCCGACGTCGGACGCAAGCGGATATTGCAGACCCTCGATGCCGTTCTTATCACGCGGCGTATTGATCCACGCACGGTGCGAGTGTACCGAGTCGGTCGAAATGCCGATAACCTCGGCCCCGACGCCATTGAGTTCTTCTAAACGATCCGAGAATGCTGTAAGCTCTGTCGGGCAGACAAACGTGAAATCGAGCGGATAGAATAACAGGACGAGCCATTTGCCCTTGTAATCAGAAAGCTTGACGTTCTCTTTCAAGGTCTCGATATTCTTGGTTGACGGCATATCGAAATTCGGTGCCGGTTGGCCGACCTTGGCCAATGTGACCGTCGGTTCGGTCGAGAATGCAGTTGCTGTAGCTGTTGACATGTTTATGTATAACTCCTTGGTTTATTTATTATCAATGCAATCAGGGCAAATGCCCCGTAAAGTAAACTCTATGAATTCGGGTTCGAAATTGGACATGGCGGCGGCCCGGACGACGAGATCAGCGGGATGCTCCATCTCGATATCGGCAAGCGTGCCGCATTTTGTGCAGATCGCGTGATCGTGCCGCGTGGTCATCCGGTCAAACCGGCTGGCACCGTTACCAAACTGTATCTCGGCAATGTGGCCTGCATCTTTTAGAAACCGCAGGCTGTTGTAAACCGTTGCGAAACTGATGCTAGGCAGCGTTGCTTTTGAATTAGTAAATACCTCGCTTGCGGTCAGATGTTCTCGCGATGCACGGATGACCGACAGCACAACTTCACGCTGCCGCGTCAATCCCAGATCTTGTATCTCAGTCGATTTCATAGCCCTCTGAGTTGGCTCGTAATAATATGCGAGCCAACTTGTTAGATTTAGAATAATTCTAATTTTATGAAATGTCAAACAAGATTGTGAATTTTTTCTCGAGGATGCTGGGGGCGATATTCTTGAGGTTCGCAGTCAGTCGGATTCGCCGGATGCAAAGTTCGAACAACTTCGATCTCATTTTGTCCGGGTCTCAGTACCTGCATTAAAGATGAGTTTACGTCGAGCCTGAACGATCAAGCCGGGGCGTTTTGACGTGACCTCGATATTTCGCGTCGCGATGCCGCGTGTTTCGATGACAGGATTTTTTGGCGTGTAAGTGACCACATAGCTCGAATCGATCATTCGGGCGACAAGTGACGCTTTTTCGACCATTTCGTCAGTCGATTCGGGCAGTACGAAGACGCCGTTGGTATTTTCGACGACCTTTTCCAGTTGTGCTTGGCTTGTCTCGAGGTCGGCTTTACGGGCCTTTATCTTTTTGAGCAGTGTGCGGTCGAGATTGATCGTTGGCCCTATCTTTGGCTGTTTGGCGGCTTCCTGCGGGCCGCCTTTCGGCAATTGGTCTTTGACCATGTCAGGCATCGCACTGCGAGGCGGCGTGTTTGAGATCATGCTCGTTCGCGGAGCAATGTCGACCGATTCCATTGATGTATAGCTGAGAACATGAACCGTAATATCGGTCGCGAGGAACTTTTGAAGTTCGATGCCGACCTGATCGATACTGACCGAGCTATCGGTGCCGTCAGTTATGAGAACAAGGTGTTTATTGTCGAGCGAATTTCGATCAAAAAGTTGAGCGGCGATCTTCAAAGCCGCCGCGAACGCCGACTTGCGGCCGAAGTTGGTGCGCTTTACTGCTTCGTTGATCGCGTTACGGTCGTTAGTCCATTCCGAGACGACCTCGGCCGTTTCGCTATACTGAATTAGAGCGATAGAATCTTCGGGCCTAAGCGATGCGATAACGCCGCGCGCAACCTTGCGAGTCCAGTCGAGTGTCTTGACGCTCCTCATCTCGCCGCCAGTATCCATTACGATAAGGATATTTGCCGGAACAAAACGAACGCTTGTCGGTTGATGGAGAATGTCGTCATCGGTGATAACGATGTCACGGGCCTCGACACCCGGGAAAAAATTGTCGCGCTCGTCAAACGCCAACACGTTAAGCTTGATCTCCTCTGTAACGACACGGATCGTGTCATCCGGCGTCGGCGTCGGTTGGACACGGCCGGATTGACCGCTCACTGAAACAACCAGACCAAAAAGCGTGGCAAGGACCAAAAAGACAAGTGTGTGGCGTTTTGAAAACATAAAACTCTTACGGGTAAGATGCCTCATATAGCGGCTAATTTGCTTTGATTAGACCAAAAGATCTGGAAAGCGTCGCAGGCCGCACTTACAATTTCGGGTTTTCTTCGACAAAATCAAGCAGATTAGAGACGTACGAAGCGAAATTGGGGCAGCTAATACCGTACGGTCTCAATAGTGTGTCGGCGACCGAGGTGCCGTACGTTTGGGAAATGAAAAAGTACGGTACGCCGACCTTTGGCAATCCTGTGATCGGCGGCGAGATCGGTGTGTTCAGAAACCACTCGGTAAGCTTTGCGGGCGGGGCGAACTCTGACTTTCGACCGGTCAGATCCTTGGCAATGACATCGAAAAGCCCGGCGGTCGTCAGGGGCGACGGGTCCGCGAGAGCAATGGTCTTTCCGGTCGCGGCCTTGTCACGTGCCAGAGCGGCGATAGCATCGACGACGAAATCGACTGGTACGAGATTGAGCCTGACGTTCTTATTGCCGACATTTACGACGCGAAGCAGCATCGGGGCCTTTCTGAGATATTGGATAAGGTAATAAATGCCGTCGTACTTTGCCGTCTCGCCAGTCTGCGAATCTCCTACGACTATTGATGGGCGAAAGATCGTTACGGGTAGATCGGATTTGAGTTTTTCGACTTCAATTTCGGCAAAATATTTGGTCTCCTCGTAATGATTGCGAAAACCGGCGTCGTGTTCAAGTTCGTCCTCTCGGATCTCCCCAATACGTTTTCCGGCTACGTAGCAGGTCGAGATATAGTTGTAACGACGTAGGTTCTTGAGCGTGCGAACAAAATTGTTGACGTTTTTCGTCCCCTCGAGATTGACGCTTGCGGCGATATTTTTGGGGACCGCGAGATCGTAAACCGCCGCGAGGTGAAAGACATCGGTAGTTTCGTAGGCGATGGTTTCGAGGTCTTCTTTGGCAATACCGAGGTTTGGTTTTGTGATGTCGCCCTCGACGATTACGTAGCTCTCGAGCGGCGTATTGGTAAAATCGGCGATCTCGGTGATCTCCGCCATCGCCTTTTCGACAAATTCGGTCTGAACCAGCAAAAAGAACTGAGTTTCGCTTTTGGCGAGGCGTTCGACCAGGCGGCCGGCGATAAATCCGGGAAAGCCGGTGATAAAAATGGACTCGCGAAAGATCATAAGGCTAAATTCATTCTAGCAAGTCTTGAGCGTTAATGTGGAAACAGCAGGCTAAGCATTTCGGTATCGGCCGAGCAGCTTTGTCAGATCATAAATG from Acidobacteriota bacterium includes the following:
- a CDS encoding peroxiredoxin; this translates as MSTATATAFSTEPTVTLAKVGQPAPNFDMPSTKNIETLKENVKLSDYKGKWLVLLFYPLDFTFVCPTELTAFSDRLEELNGVGAEVIGISTDSVHSHRAWINTPRDKNGIEGLQYPLASDVGGKLARAYNILVEEANIALRGLYIINPEGILQYAVVHDLNIGRSVDETLRVLQGLQTGGLCSADWKPGQENLKV
- a CDS encoding transcriptional repressor, with the translated sequence MKSTEIQDLGLTRQREVVLSVIRASREHLTASEVFTNSKATLPSISFATVYNSLRFLKDAGHIAEIQFGNGASRFDRMTTRHDHAICTKCGTLADIEMEHPADLVVRAAAMSNFEPEFIEFTLRGICPDCIDNK
- a CDS encoding VWA domain-containing protein: MRHLTRKSFMFSKRHTLVFLVLATLFGLVVSVSGQSGRVQPTPTPDDTIRVVTEEIKLNVLAFDERDNFFPGVEARDIVITDDDILHQPTSVRFVPANILIVMDTGGEMRSVKTLDWTRKVARGVIASLRPEDSIALIQYSETAEVVSEWTNDRNAINEAVKRTNFGRKSAFAAALKIAAQLFDRNSLDNKHLVLITDGTDSSVSIDQVGIELQKFLATDITVHVLSYTSMESVDIAPRTSMISNTPPRSAMPDMVKDQLPKGGPQEAAKQPKIGPTINLDRTLLKKIKARKADLETSQAQLEKVVENTNGVFVLPESTDEMVEKASLVARMIDSSYVVTYTPKNPVIETRGIATRNIEVTSKRPGLIVQARRKLIFNAGTETRTK
- a CDS encoding SDR family oxidoreductase, which encodes MIFRESIFITGFPGFIAGRLVERLAKSETQFFLLVQTEFVEKAMAEITEIADFTNTPLESYVIVEGDITKPNLGIAKEDLETIAYETTDVFHLAAVYDLAVPKNIAASVNLEGTKNVNNFVRTLKNLRRYNYISTCYVAGKRIGEIREDELEHDAGFRNHYEETKYFAEIEVEKLKSDLPVTIFRPSIVVGDSQTGETAKYDGIYYLIQYLRKAPMLLRVVNVGNKNVRLNLVPVDFVVDAIAALARDKAATGKTIALADPSPLTTAGLFDVIAKDLTGRKSEFAPPAKLTEWFLNTPISPPITGLPKVGVPYFFISQTYGTSVADTLLRPYGISCPNFASYVSNLLDFVEENPKL